A single Campylobacter hyointestinalis subsp. hyointestinalis DNA region contains:
- a CDS encoding YbgC/FadM family acyl-CoA thioesterase, translating into MRIRIYYEDTDAGGIVYHSNYIKFCERARSEFCFTNGVKFSKDRHFVVTKILANYIKPAVLGDMIDVKTKVNKIGKASMILDQEIFRVASLETQCFELLFTAQITVAFMCHGRVGKMGDELASLFASKL; encoded by the coding sequence ATGCGTATAAGAATTTACTATGAAGATACCGATGCTGGTGGGATAGTTTACCATTCAAACTATATTAAATTTTGTGAACGTGCTAGGAGTGAGTTTTGTTTTACAAACGGTGTCAAATTTAGCAAAGATAGACACTTTGTTGTTACGAAAATACTTGCTAATTATATCAAGCCCGCAGTTTTAGGCGATATGATAGATGTAAAAACTAAAGTAAATAAAATCGGCAAAGCAAGTATGATCTTAGATCAAGAAATTTTCAGAGTCGCTTCATTAGAAACTCAGTGTTTTGAGCTGCTCTTCACAGCTCAGATAACAGTGGCTTTTATGTGTCATGGACGAGTAGGAAAGATGGGTGATGAACTTGCTTCGCTATTTGCGTCTAAGCTGTAA